The Streptomyces sp. NBC_00691 genome has a segment encoding these proteins:
- a CDS encoding polyprenyl synthetase family protein: MSIAFPVSPEFTGVAARETRDRVLARVERRIHEFLAEERRSWAALNADSAELIDCVTRMVGSGGKRLRPAFCVAGYLAGGGDPEEQVIVDVAAALELLHTFALLHDDVMDDSGLRRNEPTAHIVHSELHTERDWRGEPRRYGESVAVLAGDLALVYAERLLADCPPHARRIWGELCTELMIGQFLDVRAAARFVPDPELSSWIALFKSGRYTVYRPLAMGAQLAGASELQPAFERYGLALGEAFQLRDDLLDAFGSSDVTGKPAQLDFKQHKMTLLMSIALRHEEEVRELVGDDLAGVAPERLHEVLIRTGVRDRVEAVIGERIETARAAVRGALEPDWASALHTMARQAAYRDK; the protein is encoded by the coding sequence ATGTCCATTGCCTTTCCGGTGAGTCCGGAATTCACCGGTGTCGCCGCCCGTGAAACACGCGACCGCGTCCTGGCGCGGGTGGAGCGACGTATTCACGAATTCCTCGCCGAGGAGCGCCGTTCCTGGGCGGCGCTCAACGCGGACTCGGCCGAGCTGATCGACTGCGTGACCCGCATGGTCGGCAGCGGCGGCAAGCGCCTGCGTCCGGCGTTCTGCGTCGCGGGCTACCTCGCCGGCGGCGGCGACCCGGAGGAGCAGGTCATCGTCGACGTGGCCGCCGCCCTGGAGCTGCTGCACACCTTCGCCCTGCTGCACGACGACGTCATGGACGACTCGGGGCTGCGCCGCAACGAGCCGACCGCGCACATCGTGCACTCGGAGCTGCACACCGAGCGGGACTGGCGCGGCGAGCCGCGCAGGTACGGCGAGAGCGTCGCCGTCCTCGCCGGCGACCTCGCGCTGGTGTACGCGGAGCGGCTGCTCGCCGACTGCCCGCCGCACGCCCGCCGGATCTGGGGCGAGCTGTGCACGGAGCTGATGATCGGCCAGTTCCTGGACGTGCGGGCCGCGGCCCGTTTCGTGCCGGACCCCGAACTGTCCAGCTGGATCGCGCTGTTCAAGTCCGGGCGCTACACCGTCTACCGTCCGCTGGCCATGGGGGCGCAGCTCGCCGGCGCGTCGGAGCTGCAGCCCGCGTTCGAGCGGTACGGCCTCGCGCTCGGCGAGGCGTTCCAGCTCCGGGACGACCTGCTCGACGCGTTCGGCAGCTCCGACGTGACCGGCAAGCCCGCCCAGCTCGACTTCAAGCAGCACAAGATGACGCTGCTGATGTCGATCGCGCTGCGCCACGAGGAGGAGGTGCGGGAGCTGGTCGGCGACGACCTCGCCGGCGTCGCCCCCGAGCGGCTGCACGAGGTGCTCATCCGGACCGGGGTGCGCGACCGGGTGGAGGCGGTGATCGGGGAGCGCATCGAGACCGCGCGGGCCGCGGTGCGCGGAGCACTGGAACCGGACTGGGCCTCCGCGCTCCACACCATGGCGAGGCAGGCCGCCTACCGTGACAAGTGA
- a CDS encoding TauD/TfdA family dioxygenase encodes MTTENAWQPRILRPADVGADATPQGLEEYLRATDVGRLLAEERAVYFRGFGITADTYDGAADRLLANRLAYVHGNSPRTKVGRNLYTSTEYPAEFEISMHNEMSYAHTWPSRILFYCGVAAATGGATPLVDGRLWLESIDPEVRAAFAPGVRYTQNLHDGMGFGKSWQATFETEDRAEVEAFLDGAEAEWSWQHDGTLRVTQLRRATLEHPVTGTEVWFNQADQWHIAGLGDDAAALAELIPEDELPQNAFFADGSPIPADHITHVQEIGMKTAVDVAWEVGDLLLVDNVAVAHGRRAFTGQRRILVAMA; translated from the coding sequence GTGACCACCGAGAACGCCTGGCAGCCCCGGATCCTGCGCCCCGCCGACGTGGGCGCCGACGCCACCCCGCAGGGGCTGGAGGAGTACCTGCGGGCCACCGACGTCGGCCGGCTCCTGGCAGAGGAACGCGCCGTCTACTTCCGCGGCTTCGGCATCACCGCCGACACCTACGACGGCGCCGCCGACCGGCTGCTGGCGAACCGGCTCGCGTACGTCCACGGCAACTCGCCCCGTACCAAGGTCGGCCGCAACCTCTACACCTCCACCGAGTACCCGGCCGAGTTCGAGATCTCCATGCACAACGAGATGTCGTACGCGCACACCTGGCCCTCGCGGATCCTGTTCTACTGCGGCGTGGCGGCCGCCACCGGCGGTGCGACCCCGCTCGTCGACGGCCGCCTGTGGCTGGAGTCCATCGACCCCGAGGTCCGGGCGGCCTTCGCCCCCGGCGTCCGCTACACCCAGAACCTCCACGACGGCATGGGCTTCGGCAAGAGCTGGCAGGCCACCTTCGAGACCGAGGACAGGGCCGAGGTCGAGGCGTTCCTCGACGGGGCCGAGGCCGAGTGGAGCTGGCAGCACGACGGCACCCTCCGGGTCACCCAGCTCCGCCGCGCGACCCTGGAGCACCCGGTCACCGGCACGGAGGTCTGGTTCAACCAGGCCGACCAGTGGCACATCGCCGGACTCGGCGACGACGCCGCGGCGCTCGCCGAACTCATCCCGGAGGACGAGCTCCCGCAGAACGCGTTCTTCGCCGACGGCAGCCCCATCCCGGCCGACCACATCACCCACGTCCAGGAGATCGGCATGAAGACCGCCGTGGACGTCGCCTGGGAGGTCGGCGACCTGCTGCTCGTCGACAACGTCGCGGTCGCGCACGGCCGCCGCGCCTTCACCGGGCAGCGCCGCATCCTGGTCGCCATGGCCTGA
- a CDS encoding enoyl-CoA hydratase/isomerase family protein, with the protein MNASEPSLLVTRPLPGVVTASLNRPARRNALDEDLFARLTELCAALRADPSVRVLVLTGVGDTFCAGYDIDEVGRIASLPPRTLLDLLHRQAEAITGLTGLPQTVIAAVDGSAVGAGLSLALAADIRLAAPGARFRASFVKMGLSGGDMGASWLLPRLTGLGFASDMMLTGRFVAADEALARGLVSRVTAPGELAAEALGLAVEIAAHSPVSLALTKQVLQANTDAPSLSAALAREAPVQVVAAHSPDVHEAVAAFRDRRAPDFGAARPTNTPPAGDAVPSATPS; encoded by the coding sequence ATGAACGCATCTGAACCCTCCCTCCTGGTCACCCGCCCGCTCCCGGGCGTCGTCACGGCCTCCCTGAACCGGCCCGCCCGCAGGAACGCCCTCGACGAGGACCTGTTCGCCCGCCTCACGGAACTCTGCGCCGCCCTGCGCGCCGACCCCTCCGTACGGGTCCTCGTCCTGACCGGCGTGGGGGACACCTTCTGCGCCGGGTACGACATCGACGAGGTCGGCCGGATCGCCTCGCTGCCCCCGCGCACCCTGCTCGACCTGCTGCACCGGCAGGCCGAGGCGATCACCGGGCTCACCGGGCTGCCGCAGACCGTGATCGCCGCCGTCGACGGCTCCGCCGTCGGCGCCGGGCTGTCCCTGGCGCTCGCCGCCGACATCCGGCTCGCCGCGCCCGGCGCCCGTTTCCGGGCCTCCTTCGTGAAGATGGGGCTCTCCGGCGGCGACATGGGCGCCTCCTGGCTGCTGCCCCGGCTCACCGGCCTCGGCTTCGCCTCCGACATGATGCTCACCGGCCGGTTCGTGGCCGCCGACGAGGCCCTCGCCCGCGGCCTGGTGAGCCGGGTGACCGCCCCCGGCGAACTCGCCGCCGAGGCACTCGGCCTCGCCGTCGAGATCGCCGCGCACAGTCCGGTCTCGCTGGCCCTCACCAAGCAGGTCCTCCAGGCCAACACCGACGCTCCCTCCCTGTCGGCCGCCCTCGCACGGGAGGCTCCCGTCCAGGTCGTCGCCGCCCACTCGCCGGACGTCCACGAGGCGGTCGCCGCCTTCCGTGACCGCCGCGCCCCCGACTTCGGGGCGGCCCGGCCGACGAACACCCCTCCCGCCGGGGACGCCGTCCCTTCGGCGACCCCCTCCTGA
- a CDS encoding alpha/beta hydrolase, which translates to MTARVLTLRRPSRLLGRDKGVNVVLPGDYSEDGPPHPVLYLLHGYGGSKETWLVNTRLVDLVGDSRTIVVLPQSGRRWFVNDHAGLRYEDHLVHELVPEIDARFHTRAHRSGRAVGGFSMGGAAALFLGLRHGDTFGAVASHAGAFEAPLRTGDPYAAFRSDPAFAMPTVESHERVWGPPGSETRRRYDPYRLIGQDSGTPTPALYLDVGTEDHDRMRAMNRRVRDALRERGHEVTYHERPGGHDWRFVDGALPASLEFVARHTEERTHERI; encoded by the coding sequence GTGACCGCCCGCGTGCTCACCCTGCGCCGGCCCAGCCGGCTCCTCGGCCGCGACAAGGGTGTCAACGTCGTCCTGCCCGGCGACTACAGCGAGGACGGACCGCCCCACCCCGTCCTGTACCTCCTGCACGGCTACGGCGGCAGCAAGGAGACCTGGCTGGTCAACACCCGCCTCGTCGACCTGGTCGGCGACAGCCGGACCATCGTCGTCCTGCCGCAGAGCGGACGCCGCTGGTTCGTCAACGACCACGCCGGACTGCGCTACGAGGACCACCTCGTCCACGAACTGGTCCCGGAGATCGACGCGCGGTTCCACACCCGCGCCCACCGCTCGGGACGCGCCGTCGGCGGCTTCTCCATGGGCGGGGCCGCCGCGCTCTTCCTGGGGCTGCGGCACGGCGACACCTTCGGGGCCGTCGCCTCGCACGCCGGGGCCTTCGAGGCGCCGCTGCGGACCGGGGACCCGTACGCCGCCTTCCGCTCGGACCCCGCCTTCGCCATGCCGACCGTGGAGAGCCACGAGCGGGTCTGGGGCCCGCCCGGCAGCGAGACCCGGCGGCGGTACGACCCGTACCGCCTCATCGGGCAGGACAGCGGCACCCCGACGCCCGCTCTGTACCTGGACGTCGGCACCGAGGACCACGACCGGATGCGGGCCATGAACCGACGGGTCCGCGACGCGCTGCGCGAACGCGGCCACGAGGTCACCTACCACGAGCGGCCCGGCGGCCACGACTGGCGCTTCGTCGACGGAGCCCTGCCGGCCTCACTGGAGTTCGTCGCCCGCCACACGGAGGAGCGGACCCATGAACGCATCTGA
- a CDS encoding amino acid adenylation domain-containing protein — protein sequence MRTLNELLTRAAAARPTAEAVRHRGRSTDYAALDRAATALAATLREQGVRPGDRVGLWFGKSTETLVTLHAILKCGAAYVPVDPATPVGRAAYILGDCAVRCLVTDAPRLALLHEHGLPATVRTAVLVGDEPAPADEPARADRDALRTTNWARAVNRPVPEGFTPADVGPDDLAYILYTSGSTGTPKGVMLSHRNATAFVDWTVAEFGLTAEDRLSSHAPVHFDLSVFDVFAAASAGACLVLVPEHQRALGPALNRLVAEEGITVWYSVPGALIRMLDAKNHALLGTSRLRTVLFAGEPFALKHLRRLRAALPEASLHNLYGPTETNVCTHHRVTDADLAPQRTAPPPIGRPCPYADTRLLGPDGRAVPDVPGAEGELCVTGDSVMLGYWGRTPLAEAGGAARTHRTGDLVRSLEGGGYLYLGRRDHMIKIRGHRVEPEEIEAVLMRRPDVHEAVCVAVPDADGNQELRAHVVPADGAAPEAAELRAHCGATLPRYMVPAVFHLAGSFPRTSTGKIDRRALAAPALRESA from the coding sequence ATGCGCACGCTGAATGAGCTGCTGACCCGCGCCGCGGCCGCCCGGCCCACCGCCGAGGCCGTCCGCCACCGGGGCCGCTCCACCGACTACGCCGCCCTGGACCGGGCCGCCACCGCGCTCGCCGCGACCCTGCGCGAGCAGGGAGTCCGCCCCGGAGACCGGGTGGGCCTGTGGTTCGGCAAGTCGACCGAGACCCTCGTGACCCTCCACGCCATCCTCAAGTGCGGGGCCGCGTACGTCCCGGTCGACCCGGCCACGCCCGTGGGCCGCGCGGCGTACATCCTGGGCGACTGCGCCGTCCGCTGCCTGGTCACCGACGCGCCCCGGCTCGCCCTGCTCCACGAGCACGGGCTCCCCGCCACGGTGCGCACCGCCGTCCTCGTCGGCGACGAGCCGGCACCGGCCGACGAGCCCGCGCGGGCGGACAGGGATGCGCTCCGGACGACGAACTGGGCCCGGGCCGTGAACCGGCCGGTGCCCGAAGGGTTCACGCCCGCGGACGTCGGCCCCGACGACCTCGCCTACATCCTCTACACCTCCGGATCCACCGGCACGCCCAAGGGCGTCATGCTGTCCCACCGCAACGCGACGGCGTTCGTCGACTGGACCGTGGCCGAGTTCGGACTGACCGCGGAGGACCGGCTGTCCTCCCACGCCCCCGTCCACTTCGACCTCTCCGTCTTCGACGTCTTCGCCGCCGCGAGCGCCGGCGCCTGCCTCGTCCTCGTGCCCGAGCACCAGCGGGCCCTGGGCCCGGCCCTCAACCGGCTGGTCGCCGAGGAGGGCATCACCGTCTGGTACTCGGTGCCCGGCGCCCTCATCCGGATGCTCGACGCCAAGAACCACGCCCTGCTGGGGACGTCGCGGCTGCGGACCGTGCTCTTCGCGGGCGAGCCGTTCGCCCTGAAGCACCTGCGGCGGCTGCGCGCGGCGCTGCCGGAAGCGTCCCTGCACAACCTCTACGGCCCGACCGAGACCAACGTCTGCACCCACCACCGCGTCACCGACGCCGACCTCGCGCCCCAACGCACCGCGCCCCCGCCCATCGGCCGCCCCTGCCCCTACGCCGACACCCGGCTGCTCGGCCCGGACGGGCGCGCCGTCCCCGACGTCCCCGGCGCCGAGGGCGAACTCTGCGTCACCGGCGACTCGGTGATGCTCGGCTACTGGGGCCGCACCCCGCTTGCCGAGGCCGGGGGAGCGGCCAGGACCCACCGCACGGGCGACCTCGTCCGGTCCCTGGAGGGCGGCGGCTACCTCTACCTCGGCCGCCGTGACCACATGATCAAGATCCGGGGCCACCGGGTCGAACCCGAGGAGATCGAGGCCGTGCTGATGCGGCGGCCCGACGTCCACGAGGCCGTCTGCGTCGCCGTCCCGGACGCCGACGGCAACCAGGAACTCCGGGCCCACGTGGTGCCCGCCGACGGCGCGGCGCCCGAGGCCGCGGAGCTGCGCGCCCACTGCGGCGCGACCCTCCCGCGCTACATGGTCCCCGCCGTCTTCCACCTCGCCGGCTCCTTCCCCCGCACCTCGACCGGCAAGATCGACCGCCGGGCGCTGGCCGCCCCCGCCCTCCGGGAGTCGGCGTGA